GGGAATGGCGGTCATGAGAGAAGGATAGCCTATAGATAGCACTATGTCAAACATTAAGCGCACTCCGCAGAGAATTTGTGATCGCCGCCCGGGCGGTTCGCATGCCGCTCGAAGAGGTGGCAATGCCGGTGCATCGTGCGCAGGTTGTCGATCCGGTCGTCACGCTTCCCACCACCCATCCCTCGGGTCTGGATGTGATCCGCGTGCATGTCAGGCCCGAAGGGAACGAATTTCCCGCACTCCGCGCAGATGCCGTGATCACGTTTCCAGACCTCCAGCCGGCGCCTTTGCCATGCCCGGCCGGAGAGGATCTCGCGCCCGTCCTTCGTGATTTTCACGAGGGCCTTGCGGGTCAATGACGCCCGCCA
The Euryarchaeota archaeon DNA segment above includes these coding regions:
- a CDS encoding HNH endonuclease is translated as MHADHIQTRGMGGGKRDDRIDNLRTMHRHCHLFERHANRPGGDHKFSAECA